The sequence GAGACGTGCTGAACGAGGGGGCGGCGGGGTGCAATGCGTTGTTGCGTGATGGTCACGCCCGCGCGTGTCTGTCCGTTGAGGATGTCTGGCGGGCCGTGGGGATGCATCCCCTCCGGTACGTGCCGCCAGCGGAGGGTTCTTCATGGGAAGAACTCTCGGTGGAAGCGAGAGGGGCCTATCAGGTGTTGAACCGGGTTCCCAAGTCATTCGATGAGGTGTTGGCCGGCAGCCAGCTCTCCCCCGCGGCGCTCACCAGCGCCCTGGTGGAGTTGGAGCTGTCGGGATTCGTGATCCAGCACCCCGGCAGGTTGTTCGAGAGGGTCTGAGGAAAAGCATGGCGACGCGCACGAAGAAGACGGCGACCGCGGGCGAGCAGGAGGTCGAGGAGACGGCGGCCCCCGAGAAGCCGACCAAGAAGCCAGCGGCGCGCAAGAAGAGCGCCGCCAAGAAGAAGACCGCCGCGAAGAAGGCCTCCGCGAAGAAGGCGGCCGTCAAGCGCGGCAAGAAGGGCGAGCTCGCCACGGTGGAGGCCTCCGCCGAGGACGCCGACGCCGAGGCCGAGGCTCCCCGCCGCGGCAAGGGGCCGCACTACCTCGTGGTCGTCGAGTCGCCCGCCAAGGCGAAGACGATCAAGAAGTACCTGGGCTCGGGCTACACGGTGAAGGCGTCCGTGGGCCACATCCTCGACCTGCCCAAGAGCAAGATGGGCGTGGACCTGGAGCACGACTTCGAGCCCCAGTACGAGGTGATCAAAGGCAAGGAGAAGGTGCTCAACGAGCTGAAGAAGGCCGCCCAGGGCGTGGACAAGGTCTTCCTCGCCACGGACCCGGATCGCGAGGGCGAGGCCATCGCCTGGCACATCAACCAGCAGCTCGGCCACCCGGTCTCCTTCCGGGTGATGTTCAACGAGATCACCAAGCCGGCCATCCAGGAGGCCATCTCCAACCCGCGCCAGCTCAGCCAGGAGAACTACGACTCCCAGCAGACGCGCCGCATCCTGGACCGGCTCGTGGGCTATCAGATCTCGCCCATCCTCTGGAAGAAGGTGCGCCGGGGCCTGTCCGCGGGCCGCGTGCAGTCCGTCGCCGTGCGCCTCATCTGCGAGCGTGAGAGCGAGATCAAGGCCTTCGTGCCCCAGGAGTACTGGACGCTGGACGCGCTCTTGCAAGGCCAGTCCGGGCCGCCGTCCTTCAAGGCGAAGCTGTCGCGCGTGGACGGCAAGAAGGTGGAGCTCAAGGACCAGGCCACCACCCAGGGCCTCGTCGCCGAGGTGAAGAACGCTCCCTTCACCGTGAGCAAGGTGGACAAGCGTGAGCGGCGCCGCAACGCCCCCGCGCCCTTCATCACCTCCAAGCTCCAGCAGGAGGCCGCCAACCGGCTGCACTTCACCGCCAAGAAGACCATGGCGCTCGCCCAGCGGCTGTATGAAGGCGTGCTGCTCGGCGAGGAGGGCCAGACGGCGCTCATCACGTACATGCGTACGGACTCCACCCGTCTGTCCGATCAGGCCGTGGCGGGGGTGCGCGACTTCATCCTCCAGACGTATGGCGCGGACTACCTGCCCGAGGAGCCCGTCGTCTACCGCACCAAGAAGGGCGCCCAGGACGCGCACGAGGCCATCCGTCCCACCTCGCTCGAGTACCCGCCCTCCAAGGTGAAGGCCGCCTTCGACGCGATGAACGACGACATGGCCGCGGACATGTTCCGCCTCTACGAGCTCATCTGGAACCGCTTCGTGGCGTGCCAGACGAAGCCGGCCGTGTATGACCAGACGAGCGCGGACATCACCTCGGGCCGGGCCACGTTCCGCGCCTCGGGCTCCACGCTGAAGTTCCCCGGCTACCTGGCCATCTACGGCGCGAGCCTCACCCCCGAGGAGGAGGCCGCCCAGGAGAAGGCGCGCGCCGCCGGCGACGAGAGCGCCGACGACGCCACGGGCGAGCTGCCCGTGCTCAACGAGGGCGACAGCCTCGTGCTGCAGAAGCTGCTCGACGAGCAGCACTTCACCCAGCCCCCTCCGCGCTTCTCCGAGGCCACGCTCGTCAAGGAACTGGAGGAGCGGGGCATCGGCCGTCCCTCCACCTACGCCGCCATCCTCTCCACCATCCAGGACAAGAAGTACGCGGAGAAGATCGAGGGCCGCTTCCGCCCCACGGACCTGGGCCTCATCTGCAACGACTTGCTCGTCAAGCACTTCCCCCACGAGCTGGACGTGACGTTCACGGCCAGCATGGAGGAGAAGCTGGATCAGATCTCCGAGGGCGAGGCCAACTGGAAGGCCGTGCTCAAGGACTTCTACGCGCCCTTCAAGGAGACGCTCGAGAAGGCCGAGGCGGAGATGCGCGACGTCAAGCGCGAGGAGGTGAAGACCGACGTGGCGTGCGAGAAGTGCGGCAACGTCATGGTGATCAAATGGGGGAAGATGGGCCACTTCCTCGCGTGCTCGAACTATCCCGAGTGCAAGAACACCAAGGACTTCAAGCGCGACGCGGAAGGGAAGATCGTCATCGTGGAGGAGGAGACCACGGACGAGATGTGCGAGAACTGCGGCAAGAACATGGTCGTCAAGCGCGGCCGGTTCGGCAAGTTCCTCGCCTGCTCGGGCTACCCCGAGTGCAAGACGTCCAAGCCCATCTCCATCGGCGTGACGTGCCCGGACTGCAAGCAGGGCTACCTCACCGAGCGCCGCAGCCGTTTCGGGAAGATCTTCTTCGGGTGCAACCGCTACCCCGACTGCAAGTTCGCCGCGTGGGACCGGCCGCTGCCCGAGGCGTGCCCGCAGTGCCAGTCGCCCTACCTGGTGCAGAAGTTCTCCAAGCGTGACGGCCCCTTCGTGGCCTGCCCGAACAAGGAGTGCGACTACCGCCGGCAGATCACCGAGCCCGAGGCCATCCCTCCGGCGGCCAACGGGCCCGACGCGTCCTCGGCGGCCTGAGCCGTCCGTCTCGCGAAACCGGGGCGCTCGGGCAGACCGAGCGCCCTTGCCGCCTAGAGGGTGGGCACCGACTGGGCGTGGCCTCCGCGCGTCTCCAGCTCGTGGCTCGTCGCGTCCTCCTCGCAGCGGATGGCGAAGGGCATCGCCTCCAGCCGCTCGAGGGTGATGTCCGCGCCGCAATCCACGCACTCGCCGAACACGCCCGTGTCCATGCGACGCAGCGCGGCATCGATGAGCATCACCTCGCGCCGCTGCGCCTCCATCAGGCTGGACAGGGTGTAGTCCGCCAGCTCGGCCTGGGCCTGCTCCTCGTACTCGGGATCCCGATCCGAGGCCTTGAGCGCCGCGAGCTCGCGTTGGGCCCCCTCGCTCGTGCTGAGGATGGCGCGGCGGCGGCGCTGGAGGAGATCCCGAATCTTCAAGAGGTCATTGGCTCGCGTCATGGCCTGTCGCTCCATCAAAAGGGTGCACTGCGTTGGGTTCCTGCTTCGCGGTTTCGCGAGTCGAACTCGGCAAAAGTAGGAGTCCCCAAAAGGTAGGGTAACTGCCGTCGGCTGTCCCACCTGGAGCCTCGGCCGGAGAGCAAGCGGGGAAACGGGCACCGGCGGTCAGTTGGCGCGCCGGTCCGAGCGGAAGGGAGGGACAGGGCGGAAGGGGCCTGCTAACAGAGGCCGGATGGCTCGGGGCGGCGAGGGCCGCGCCCGGGAGAGAGGCAGGAAGCGGCACGTGAAGCATCAGCGGGTGACGGTGATTGGCGGGGGCCTCGCGGGCAGCGAGTGCGCCTGGCAACTGGCGAAGCGCGGAGTGCCGGTGACGTTGCGGGAGATGAAGCCGCAGCGGCGCTCGCCCGCGCACAAGACGGACACGTTCGCGGAGCTGGTGTGCTCCAACTCTTTGCGCTCGGACAACCCGGAGAGCGCCATTGGCTTGTTGCACGCGGAGCTGCGCGCGCTGTCCTCGGTGATTCTGGGCTGCGCGGACACGCACCGGGTGCCGGCCGGTGACGCGCTGGCGGTGGACCGGGACGCCTTCTCGGCGGCGGTGACGCGCTCGGTGCACGAGGCGCCCGGCGTGGAGGTGGTGGCGGGCGAGGTGGAGCAGCTGCCCGAGGGCGTGGTGGTGATCGCCACGGGGCCGCTCACCTCGGACGCGCTGACGAAGGAGCTCGAGCGCTACGTGGGGGAGAAGCTCTATTTCTACGACTCCATCGCGCCCATCGTCGCCGGGGACTCCATCGACATGAACATCGCCTTTCGCGCGAGCCGCTATGGCAAGGGCGGAGGGGACGACTACATCAACCTGCCGCTCACCGCCGAGGAGTACGCGCGCTTCATCGCCGAGGTGAAGGCGGGCCAGAAGCTGCAGCCGCACAGCTTCGAGGAACCCCGGTACTTCGAGGGGTGTCTGCCCATCGAGGTGATGGTGGAGCGGGGAGACCAGACGCTCGCCTTCGGGCCGATGAAGCCGGTGGGGCTGGTGGATCCGCGCACGGGCAAGGAGTCCCACGCGGTGGTGCAGCTGCGCATGGAGGACAAGGCGGGCACGTCGTGGAACATGGTGGGCTTCCAGACGCGGCTCACGTGGGGTGAGCAGAAGCGCATCTTCACCTCCTGCATCCCGGGCCTGGCCCAGGCCGAGTTCCTGCGCATGGGGCAGATCCACCGCAACACCTTCATCGACGCGCCGCGGCTGCTCGGGCGGGACTTGTCGCTCAAGGCCGAGTCGCGGCTGTTCTTCGCGGGGCAGATCACGGGGGTGGAGGGGTACGTGGAGTCGGCGGCGTGTGGCTACCTGGCGGCGCTGGCGGTGTACGCGCGGCTCACCGGCGGCGAGTTCGTGCCGCCGCCGGCCACCACGGCGCTCGGCGCGCTCTACCGGCACGTGACGGGCGAGGCGCACCCGGAGGACTACGACTACCAGCCCTCCAACATCATCTTCGGGCTGTTTCCGCCGCTGCAGGGCCGGCACAAGAAGGCGGACAAGCGGGTGAAGTACGCGGAGCGGGCGCGGGCGGACTTGGCCACGTGGCTGCCGAGCGTGCCCCCCGCCGAGGCGCCTGGGAGGACGGTATGAACCGACGAGCGGTGTGCATGGGAGCGCTGGTGGCGCTCGCGCTGGTGGGGTGCAAGCGCGGCGGGGACGACAAGGCGACCGGAGGAGGCGGGGCGGCCCGGGGCGCGGCGGTGGTGGGCGGCGCCGGGGTGCCGCTCGCCGTGGGCCCCGCGGAGGATCTGCGGGTGACGGAGGATGGGCGCTTCGCCTCGTACCTGACGAAGACGCGCAAGCCGACGGTGGAGGGCATTCCGCCGCAGATGCGCCTGGGCGAGCTGTACGTGGTGCCGGTGGAGGGCGGCGTGCCGCGCCGGCTGGGGGATGGGGTGACGAACGTGCCTGGCGGGCAGTTGTTCACCCCGGACTCCAAGCACGTGCTGTTCCTCACCGGGTACAACCTGGCCAACCAGTCCGGGGGGCTGCACGTGCTGGATCTGAACGAGCCCACGGCCGAGCCGAAGAAACTGGGCGAGGGGGTGACGTACTTCGTGCCGAGCCCCGACGGGACGAAGCTGGCCTTCGTGGAGGGGGGCGTGCTGAAGCTGGGCGCGCTGCCCGCGGGGCCCTTCCGCCCGGTGGGGGGCGAGGTGTCCACGGCGGGCTTCTCCCCGGATGGGGCGACGCTCCTCTTCAAGCGCAAGCTGACGGCGGGCGGGGGCCTGGTGGCGGTGGCGGTGGACTCGCCCGCGGACAAGCCGGCCGAGCCGCGCAAGCTGGCGGACCAGGTGGGCGACTTCGTGTCGTCGCCGGACTCGAAGTACGTGGCCTACCAGGTACGCAGCAGCGGCAACTCGACGTACGACTTGTACGTGGCGTCGCCGCCGGAGTGGACGGGCCTCAAGGTGGCCTCGGGCACGACGTCGTTCGCCTTCTCGCC is a genomic window of Cystobacter fuscus DSM 2262 containing:
- the topA gene encoding type I DNA topoisomerase gives rise to the protein MATRTKKTATAGEQEVEETAAPEKPTKKPAARKKSAAKKKTAAKKASAKKAAVKRGKKGELATVEASAEDADAEAEAPRRGKGPHYLVVVESPAKAKTIKKYLGSGYTVKASVGHILDLPKSKMGVDLEHDFEPQYEVIKGKEKVLNELKKAAQGVDKVFLATDPDREGEAIAWHINQQLGHPVSFRVMFNEITKPAIQEAISNPRQLSQENYDSQQTRRILDRLVGYQISPILWKKVRRGLSAGRVQSVAVRLICERESEIKAFVPQEYWTLDALLQGQSGPPSFKAKLSRVDGKKVELKDQATTQGLVAEVKNAPFTVSKVDKRERRRNAPAPFITSKLQQEAANRLHFTAKKTMALAQRLYEGVLLGEEGQTALITYMRTDSTRLSDQAVAGVRDFILQTYGADYLPEEPVVYRTKKGAQDAHEAIRPTSLEYPPSKVKAAFDAMNDDMAADMFRLYELIWNRFVACQTKPAVYDQTSADITSGRATFRASGSTLKFPGYLAIYGASLTPEEEAAQEKARAAGDESADDATGELPVLNEGDSLVLQKLLDEQHFTQPPPRFSEATLVKELEERGIGRPSTYAAILSTIQDKKYAEKIEGRFRPTDLGLICNDLLVKHFPHELDVTFTASMEEKLDQISEGEANWKAVLKDFYAPFKETLEKAEAEMRDVKREEVKTDVACEKCGNVMVIKWGKMGHFLACSNYPECKNTKDFKRDAEGKIVIVEEETTDEMCENCGKNMVVKRGRFGKFLACSGYPECKTSKPISIGVTCPDCKQGYLTERRSRFGKIFFGCNRYPDCKFAAWDRPLPEACPQCQSPYLVQKFSKRDGPFVACPNKECDYRRQITEPEAIPPAANGPDASSAA
- a CDS encoding TraR/DksA family transcriptional regulator produces the protein MTRANDLLKIRDLLQRRRRAILSTSEGAQRELAALKASDRDPEYEEQAQAELADYTLSSLMEAQRREVMLIDAALRRMDTGVFGECVDCGADITLERLEAMPFAIRCEEDATSHELETRGGHAQSVPTL
- the trmFO gene encoding methylenetetrahydrofolate--tRNA-(uracil(54)-C(5))-methyltransferase (FADH(2)-oxidizing) TrmFO; its protein translation is MARGGEGRARERGRKRHVKHQRVTVIGGGLAGSECAWQLAKRGVPVTLREMKPQRRSPAHKTDTFAELVCSNSLRSDNPESAIGLLHAELRALSSVILGCADTHRVPAGDALAVDRDAFSAAVTRSVHEAPGVEVVAGEVEQLPEGVVVIATGPLTSDALTKELERYVGEKLYFYDSIAPIVAGDSIDMNIAFRASRYGKGGGDDYINLPLTAEEYARFIAEVKAGQKLQPHSFEEPRYFEGCLPIEVMVERGDQTLAFGPMKPVGLVDPRTGKESHAVVQLRMEDKAGTSWNMVGFQTRLTWGEQKRIFTSCIPGLAQAEFLRMGQIHRNTFIDAPRLLGRDLSLKAESRLFFAGQITGVEGYVESAACGYLAALAVYARLTGGEFVPPPATTALGALYRHVTGEAHPEDYDYQPSNIIFGLFPPLQGRHKKADKRVKYAERARADLATWLPSVPPAEAPGRTV